One segment of Nocardioides sp. QY071 DNA contains the following:
- a CDS encoding carbon monoxide dehydrogenase subunit G, giving the protein MKISGQNTIAAPVEKVWEAILDPRVLVATIPGCEQLEATGENAYAMTVSAGVAAIKGTYSGSCVLEDLRVNDGLTMKLKGAGAPGTIDATVLVTFKDDGGQTVLSYDADAVVGGMIGGVGQRMLTSVSRRMAAEFFGNVEKVIANGLPTAAAGGAPVETVSAEGAPVFAAPAKVSAAPSVGGESFLMGVAVGGGLVLAGVIVGGLLGRRR; this is encoded by the coding sequence GTGAAGATCTCCGGTCAGAACACCATCGCCGCGCCCGTCGAGAAGGTCTGGGAGGCGATCCTCGACCCGCGGGTCCTGGTCGCGACCATCCCCGGCTGCGAGCAGCTCGAGGCCACCGGCGAGAACGCCTACGCGATGACGGTCAGCGCCGGCGTCGCGGCGATCAAGGGGACCTACTCGGGCTCCTGCGTGCTCGAGGACCTGCGCGTCAACGACGGGCTGACCATGAAGCTCAAGGGCGCCGGTGCTCCCGGCACCATCGACGCGACCGTCCTGGTGACGTTCAAGGACGACGGCGGCCAGACCGTCCTGTCGTACGACGCCGACGCGGTCGTCGGCGGCATGATCGGCGGCGTCGGCCAGCGGATGCTGACCAGCGTCTCGCGGCGGATGGCCGCCGAGTTCTTCGGCAACGTCGAGAAGGTGATCGCCAACGGGCTGCCCACCGCGGCCGCCGGTGGTGCGCCCGTGGAGACCGTGTCCGCCGAGGGCGCGCCGGTCTTCGCGGCTCCTGCGAAGGTGTCGGCGGCCCCGTCCGTGGGTGGCGAGTCGTTCCTCATGGGTGTCGCGGTCGGCGGCGGGCTGGTGCTCGCCGGCGTGATCGTGGGCGGGCTGCTGGGCCGCCGTCGATGA
- a CDS encoding amidase family protein — MTATTSLSVDSTARDQAAAVRRREISARELLDLHLERIAERNPQLNAIVSLDESRARAGALAADEALASGAEVGALHGLPFAFKDTHAVGGWRTTYGSTVMASNVPEHDELIVERVRAAGAFTIGKTNVPEFAAGSHTFNKVFGTTLNPVDPTRSAGGSSGGAACALAAGMVPLADGSDMGGSLRNPASFCGVVGMRPSLGRVPEWPLYNQWETTSVGGPMARNVGDLALLLSVMAGPDPRAPQALGSPGSAFASPTPASLAGLKVALSVDLGGALEVDHEVAAVVEAAGRALAGAGAAVGSAYPDLSLAEDTFRTLRAWHFQAKLGSLLAAHPDDFKPSLADNIRLGEALTGADVARAYTQRTALSETMRLFFGDHDVLVLPVSQVPPFPADQEFPTEINGKEMATYLDWMRSAYFITVTGCPAISVPFGTTSTGLPVGVQLVARHGADLQLLEVALAVEELAAR; from the coding sequence ATGACCGCGACCACCTCGCTGTCGGTCGACTCGACCGCACGCGACCAGGCGGCCGCCGTACGACGCCGGGAGATCTCCGCGCGCGAGCTGCTCGACCTGCACCTCGAGCGGATCGCCGAGCGCAACCCGCAGCTCAACGCGATCGTCTCGCTCGACGAGTCACGCGCACGCGCTGGCGCTCTCGCTGCTGACGAGGCGCTGGCGTCGGGTGCGGAGGTCGGTGCGTTGCACGGGCTGCCGTTCGCGTTCAAGGACACCCACGCGGTGGGAGGCTGGCGCACGACGTACGGCTCCACCGTGATGGCCTCGAACGTGCCGGAGCACGACGAGCTGATCGTCGAGCGGGTGCGCGCCGCGGGCGCCTTCACGATCGGCAAGACCAACGTGCCCGAGTTCGCCGCGGGCTCGCACACCTTCAACAAGGTCTTCGGCACCACGCTCAACCCCGTCGACCCCACGCGCTCCGCGGGCGGGTCCAGCGGGGGAGCGGCCTGTGCGCTGGCGGCCGGCATGGTGCCGCTCGCCGACGGCTCCGACATGGGCGGCTCACTGCGCAACCCCGCGTCCTTCTGTGGCGTGGTCGGGATGCGGCCCAGCCTGGGCCGGGTGCCCGAGTGGCCGCTCTACAACCAGTGGGAGACCACGTCGGTCGGCGGCCCGATGGCCCGCAACGTCGGCGACCTCGCCCTGCTGCTGTCCGTCATGGCCGGTCCGGACCCGCGTGCGCCCCAGGCGTTGGGTTCTCCCGGATCCGCCTTCGCGTCACCGACGCCGGCCTCGCTCGCCGGGCTGAAGGTCGCGCTCAGCGTCGACCTCGGCGGCGCGCTCGAGGTGGACCACGAGGTGGCGGCCGTCGTCGAGGCGGCCGGACGCGCGCTGGCCGGCGCCGGGGCTGCCGTCGGGTCGGCGTACCCGGACCTGTCGCTCGCCGAGGACACCTTCCGCACCCTGCGCGCCTGGCACTTCCAGGCCAAGCTGGGCTCGCTGCTCGCCGCGCACCCCGACGACTTCAAGCCCTCCCTGGCCGACAACATCCGGCTCGGCGAGGCCCTGACGGGCGCGGACGTCGCGCGGGCCTACACGCAGCGGACCGCGCTGTCGGAGACGATGCGGCTGTTCTTCGGCGACCACGACGTGCTCGTGCTCCCCGTCTCCCAGGTCCCGCCGTTCCCGGCCGACCAGGAGTTCCCGACCGAGATCAACGGCAAGGAGATGGCGACCTACCTCGACTGGATGCGGTCGGCGTACTTCATCACCGTCACCGGCTGCCCGGCCATCTCGGTGCCCTTCGGCACGACCTCGACCGGGCTGCCGGTGGGGGTCCAGCTGGTCGCCCGGCACGGTGCCGACCTGCAGCTGCTCGAGGTGGCCCTGGCCGTCGAGGAGCTGGCCGCTCGCTGA
- a CDS encoding hydantoinase/oxoprolinase family protein has product MTARRIRIGIDTGGTFTDVVAFDEDSGEVVTTKTPSTPGNPADGFLAGIDKVLGIAGAEFGDVVAVSHGTTVATNQLLEGKVDALGFITTEGYEAMLEIARQSVPDGYGNSYFWVKPDRIVPRDLVKGVGGRLDFTGAEIRPFDEDGARTVARWFKAKGIDTLGVCFLHAYANPAHEERMREIIAEEHPDAVVSISSEVLREYREYERSMTTLVDAAVKPKLSRYVNNIKDRLATQSGRTIPFYVMKSNGGVLSADEVVHQPITTVLSGPAAGALGAALIAKVAGFDKVLTSDGGGTSTDVSVVIDGDPTLTTEGSVGVYPSKIPMIDVVTVGAGGGSIAWLSPEGTLKVGPHSAGADPGPICYRKGGSEVTITDAHVFLGRIPPHLLGGEIPLDVDAASAAIQQLAGKLGISAEACATGILEISAWNQANALRQVTVKRGLDVRDFTLTTFGGSGSLLLCRLMDILNVPTVLVPPNPGNVSAFGLLTVDVKNDYVQTHVALQENLDPADLQQEYDVLTARAAEALSKEGFAEADHVFVRTADVRYFGQAFEVRVGVPDGPITPETLATVAERFHAEHRVLYGYDFSGDASQQVEVVNLRVSGVGPIKRPEILRADGAKPQPQQTGSRSICFDAEAGYVETPVFWRTDLPAGQVLTGPVIIEEFGSTVPIHPGFTARVDDYANIIVTRSEES; this is encoded by the coding sequence ATGACAGCGAGGCGGATCAGGATCGGCATCGACACCGGCGGCACGTTCACCGACGTCGTGGCCTTCGACGAGGACAGCGGTGAGGTCGTCACGACCAAGACCCCGAGCACGCCGGGGAACCCGGCCGACGGGTTCCTGGCGGGCATCGACAAGGTGCTGGGGATCGCGGGGGCGGAGTTCGGCGACGTCGTCGCCGTCAGCCACGGCACCACGGTCGCGACCAACCAGCTGCTCGAGGGCAAGGTGGACGCGCTCGGGTTCATCACCACCGAGGGCTACGAGGCGATGCTCGAGATCGCCCGCCAGTCCGTGCCGGACGGCTACGGCAACTCCTACTTCTGGGTGAAGCCGGACCGGATCGTGCCGCGCGACCTGGTCAAGGGCGTCGGTGGCCGGCTCGACTTCACCGGCGCGGAGATCCGACCGTTCGACGAGGACGGCGCCCGCACGGTGGCCCGCTGGTTCAAGGCGAAGGGCATCGACACCCTGGGTGTCTGCTTCCTGCACGCGTACGCCAACCCGGCGCACGAGGAGCGGATGCGCGAGATCATCGCCGAGGAGCACCCGGACGCCGTCGTCTCCATCTCCAGCGAGGTGCTGCGCGAGTACCGCGAGTACGAGCGCTCGATGACCACCCTGGTCGACGCCGCGGTCAAGCCGAAGCTGAGCCGCTACGTCAACAACATCAAGGACCGGCTCGCCACCCAGAGCGGCCGGACCATCCCGTTCTACGTGATGAAGTCCAACGGCGGCGTGCTCTCGGCCGACGAGGTCGTGCACCAGCCGATCACCACCGTGCTCTCCGGCCCCGCGGCCGGCGCGCTCGGCGCCGCGCTGATCGCCAAGGTCGCGGGCTTCGACAAGGTGCTCACCTCCGACGGCGGCGGTACGTCGACCGACGTCTCCGTCGTCATCGACGGCGACCCGACGCTGACCACCGAGGGCAGCGTGGGCGTGTACCCGTCCAAGATCCCGATGATCGACGTCGTCACCGTCGGCGCGGGCGGCGGCTCGATCGCCTGGCTCTCGCCCGAGGGCACCCTCAAGGTCGGCCCCCACTCGGCCGGCGCCGACCCGGGCCCGATCTGCTACCGCAAGGGCGGGTCCGAGGTCACCATCACCGACGCGCACGTCTTCCTCGGCCGGATCCCTCCGCACCTGCTCGGTGGCGAGATCCCGCTCGACGTCGACGCCGCCAGCGCCGCGATCCAGCAGCTCGCCGGCAAGCTCGGCATCTCCGCCGAGGCCTGCGCCACCGGCATCCTCGAGATCTCCGCGTGGAACCAGGCCAACGCGCTGCGCCAGGTCACCGTCAAGCGCGGCCTCGACGTCCGCGACTTCACCCTCACCACCTTCGGTGGCTCGGGCTCGCTGCTGCTGTGCCGGCTGATGGACATCCTCAACGTCCCGACCGTGCTGGTCCCGCCGAACCCGGGCAATGTCTCGGCCTTCGGCCTGCTCACCGTCGACGTCAAGAACGACTACGTGCAGACCCACGTCGCGCTCCAGGAGAACCTGGACCCGGCCGACCTGCAGCAGGAGTACGACGTCCTCACCGCCCGCGCCGCCGAGGCGCTGAGCAAGGAGGGCTTCGCGGAGGCCGACCACGTCTTCGTGCGGACCGCGGACGTGCGCTACTTCGGCCAGGCGTTCGAGGTGCGCGTCGGCGTACCGGACGGGCCGATCACCCCCGAGACGCTGGCCACGGTGGCCGAGCGCTTCCACGCCGAGCACCGGGTGCTCTACGGCTACGACTTCTCCGGCGACGCGTCCCAGCAGGTCGAGGTCGTCAACCTGCGCGTCTCCGGCGTCGGCCCGATCAAGCGGCCCGAGATCCTGCGCGCCGACGGCGCGAAGCCGCAGCCGCAGCAGACCGGCTCGCGCTCGATCTGCTTCGACGCCGAGGCGGGGTACGTCGAGACGCCGGTCTTCTGGCGCACCGACCTGCCCGCGGGGCAGGTGCTCACCGGCCCGGTGATCATCGAGGAGTTCGGCTCCACCGTGCCCATTCACCCCGGTTTCACCGCCCGGGTCGACGACTACGCCAACATCATCGTGACGCGCTCGGAGGAGAGCTGA
- a CDS encoding hydantoinase B/oxoprolinase family protein, protein MCLSCQTIHNGAAPADHAHDAHTGSRRAPTQFPFGTLTADAGRSADPVLVEIVQGSLAAVEHEVETAIARTSRSPMIRDAHDFRAGIHDRLLRKLTGRSYSALVHPVARDFPIEEMKEGDVFFHNDVYLSEGGIGHLPDLCVTVPVFAGAEGERRVVGFIQAFGHHDDIGGAVPGSMPSHATSVFEEGLAVPPIKLWDAGVPNKAALRIMTRNSRMPESLAADLDAECSACLMGARRLGELFDRYGIETVEACFDAVIDRSTETYRREILSKIPVGSWTWEDYAEHDGVDEPQLHTQRITLTRTAADDPEGERLILDFDGTGPQAKGPINHCGDYSDGVFLKKWLAPILRNLADTPERMAELDVNEGVVPLIEMRFPPPGTLLTPVFPAPTNARTFVILRLLGVLAGVIAKAVDGKMPADQETIRYTGVYGEDLDGRSYLMREVLGGGSGGRYYADGEDTIHVVPDSRNLPTEFTESRFPFVVESLGLAMDSGGAGQFRGGLGYEKHIRMLKDANFMSIADRSILACWGVKGGKAGKPFQVTIDPGGPNEREVDALADSEPVVTGEVIRIRTTGGGGWGNPADRDPALVVRDVVWRKVSPEAALADYGVVLTGSLDDDTLGYDADATTAERASRPVPAADDAFFDRGPGYGALAGGATAAAVDVL, encoded by the coding sequence ATGTGCCTGAGCTGCCAGACCATCCACAACGGCGCCGCACCTGCCGACCACGCGCATGACGCCCACACCGGCTCGCGCCGCGCACCCACGCAGTTCCCGTTCGGCACCCTGACCGCCGACGCCGGCCGCAGCGCCGACCCGGTGCTCGTCGAGATCGTCCAGGGCTCGCTCGCCGCCGTCGAGCACGAGGTCGAGACCGCCATCGCGCGGACCTCGCGCAGCCCGATGATCCGCGACGCGCACGACTTCCGTGCCGGCATCCACGACCGCCTGCTGCGCAAGCTGACCGGCCGCTCGTACTCCGCGCTCGTGCACCCCGTCGCCCGGGACTTCCCGATCGAGGAGATGAAGGAGGGTGACGTCTTCTTCCACAACGACGTCTACCTGTCCGAGGGCGGGATCGGCCACCTCCCCGACCTGTGCGTCACCGTCCCGGTGTTCGCCGGGGCCGAGGGGGAGCGCCGTGTCGTCGGCTTCATCCAGGCCTTCGGCCACCACGACGACATCGGCGGCGCGGTGCCCGGCTCGATGCCCTCGCACGCCACCAGCGTGTTCGAGGAGGGCCTCGCCGTGCCCCCGATCAAGCTGTGGGACGCCGGCGTGCCCAACAAGGCGGCGCTGCGGATCATGACCCGCAACTCGCGGATGCCCGAGTCCCTGGCCGCCGACCTCGACGCCGAGTGCTCGGCCTGCCTGATGGGCGCGCGGCGCCTGGGCGAGCTCTTCGACCGCTACGGCATCGAGACCGTCGAGGCCTGCTTCGACGCCGTCATCGACCGCTCCACCGAGACCTACCGCCGCGAGATCCTCTCCAAGATCCCCGTCGGCAGCTGGACCTGGGAGGACTACGCCGAGCACGACGGCGTCGACGAGCCGCAGCTGCACACGCAGCGGATCACGCTGACCCGCACCGCGGCCGACGACCCCGAGGGCGAGCGGCTGATCCTCGACTTCGACGGCACCGGGCCGCAGGCCAAGGGCCCGATCAACCACTGCGGCGACTACTCCGACGGTGTCTTCCTCAAGAAGTGGCTCGCGCCGATCCTGCGCAACCTCGCCGACACCCCGGAGCGGATGGCCGAGCTCGACGTCAACGAGGGCGTGGTGCCGCTGATCGAGATGCGGTTCCCGCCCCCGGGCACCCTGCTCACGCCGGTCTTCCCGGCGCCGACGAACGCCCGCACGTTCGTCATCCTGCGCCTGCTCGGCGTGCTCGCCGGCGTGATCGCCAAGGCGGTCGACGGCAAGATGCCGGCCGACCAGGAGACGATCCGCTACACCGGTGTGTACGGCGAGGACCTCGACGGCCGCTCGTACCTCATGCGCGAGGTGCTCGGCGGCGGCTCCGGCGGTCGCTACTACGCCGACGGCGAGGACACCATCCACGTCGTACCGGACTCGCGGAACCTCCCCACGGAGTTCACCGAGTCGCGCTTCCCGTTCGTGGTCGAGTCGCTCGGGCTCGCCATGGACTCCGGCGGCGCCGGCCAGTTCCGCGGCGGCCTGGGCTACGAGAAGCACATCCGGATGCTCAAGGACGCCAACTTCATGTCCATCGCCGACCGCTCGATCCTCGCCTGCTGGGGCGTCAAGGGCGGCAAGGCCGGCAAGCCGTTCCAGGTCACCATCGACCCGGGCGGCCCCAACGAGCGCGAGGTCGACGCCCTCGCCGACTCCGAGCCCGTCGTGACCGGTGAGGTCATCCGGATCCGCACCACCGGCGGCGGCGGCTGGGGCAACCCGGCCGACCGCGACCCGGCGCTGGTCGTGCGCGACGTCGTGTGGCGCAAGGTCTCCCCGGAGGCCGCGCTCGCCGACTACGGCGTGGTCCTCACCGGCTCGCTCGACGACGACACCCTCGGGTACGACGCCGACGCGACCACCGCCGAGCGGGCCTCCCGCCCGGTGCCCGCGGCCGACGACGCGTTCTTCGACCGCGGCCCCGGCTATGGCGCACTCGCCGGTGGTGCCACCGCCGCCGCGGTGGACGTGCTCTGA
- a CDS encoding NmrA family NAD(P)-binding protein, whose amino-acid sequence MKVAILGGSGKTGRAVGAALAQAGVATRPLGRAAFGDLPAALAGADAVHVIAPNLHPDEPAYVATVLAAATEAGVGRVGYHSVASPYVPAMPHHLGKAVSEDLVRRSGLAWTILQPCAYVQNLLPALRSGALEVPYSVDTPFGMVDLHDVAAATAVVLTGDAHVGATYELGGPALVSVADVAAAAGVPARRVPAADDVHPWLQAMFDYYDDHGLPTGGVPLAALLGRTPASVAEVLARELAADPGA is encoded by the coding sequence ATGAAGGTCGCGATCCTCGGAGGATCCGGCAAGACCGGTCGCGCCGTCGGCGCGGCCCTGGCCCAGGCGGGCGTGGCGACACGCCCCCTGGGCCGGGCCGCGTTCGGCGACCTGCCGGCCGCCCTGGCCGGCGCCGACGCCGTGCACGTGATCGCCCCCAACCTGCACCCCGACGAGCCGGCGTACGTCGCAACCGTGCTCGCCGCCGCCACCGAGGCCGGCGTCGGGCGGGTGGGCTACCACTCGGTGGCCTCGCCGTACGTCCCCGCCATGCCGCACCACCTCGGCAAGGCCGTCTCGGAGGACCTGGTCCGCCGCTCCGGCCTGGCCTGGACGATCCTCCAGCCCTGCGCCTACGTGCAGAACCTGCTGCCCGCCCTGCGCTCCGGCGCCCTCGAGGTGCCCTACTCCGTCGACACCCCGTTCGGGATGGTCGACCTGCACGACGTCGCCGCCGCGACCGCGGTCGTGCTCACCGGCGACGCGCACGTCGGTGCGACCTACGAGCTCGGCGGCCCCGCCCTGGTCTCGGTCGCCGACGTGGCCGCCGCCGCGGGCGTCCCCGCCCGCCGGGTCCCCGCCGCCGACGACGTGCACCCGTGGCTGCAGGCGATGTTCGACTACTACGACGACCACGGCCTGCCCACCGGCGGCGTACCGCTGGCCGCCCTGCTCGGCCGCACGCCCGCGTCGGTCGCCGAGGTGCTGGCCCGGGAGCTCGCGGCCGATCCCGGCGCGTGA
- the arcC gene encoding carbamate kinase, whose translation MRILLALGGNAMTSPDGKARPEDQIAAATEAMEAVADLVAAGVDVVITHGNGPQVGNLLVKNELAATVVPPVPLDWCGAQTQGTLGDILMNALDGALAARGLTRPTAALVTRTRVDAADPAFAAPSKPVGRYLPADEARTMIEHGETWEDRGERGWRRVVASPEPLEVLDAPAAVALVDAGFVVIANGGGGIPTVRNADGSLAGVEAVIDKDLGAALLAQAIEVDLLVIATDVAHAVLGFGTPDAADIGQVTLDQMRKYAADGHFAGGSMGPKVDAVCRFVASSGRRGVITDLGSILAAAEGRAGTIVTPN comes from the coding sequence ATGAGGATCCTGCTGGCACTCGGCGGCAACGCGATGACGTCCCCCGACGGGAAGGCCCGTCCGGAGGACCAGATCGCGGCCGCGACCGAGGCGATGGAGGCCGTGGCCGACCTGGTCGCGGCCGGTGTCGACGTCGTCATCACCCACGGGAACGGGCCGCAGGTCGGCAACCTGCTCGTGAAGAACGAGCTGGCCGCGACCGTCGTACCTCCCGTCCCGCTCGACTGGTGCGGTGCCCAGACCCAGGGCACCCTCGGCGACATCTTGATGAACGCGCTCGACGGCGCACTCGCCGCCCGCGGCCTCACCCGGCCCACCGCGGCCCTGGTCACCCGCACCCGGGTCGACGCCGCCGACCCGGCGTTCGCGGCGCCGAGCAAGCCGGTCGGCCGCTACCTCCCGGCCGACGAGGCACGCACCATGATCGAGCACGGCGAGACCTGGGAGGACCGCGGCGAGCGCGGCTGGCGCCGCGTCGTGGCCTCGCCCGAGCCGCTCGAGGTCCTCGACGCCCCGGCCGCCGTCGCGCTGGTCGACGCCGGCTTCGTCGTCATCGCCAACGGCGGTGGCGGCATCCCGACGGTCCGCAACGCCGACGGCAGCCTGGCCGGCGTCGAGGCCGTCATCGACAAGGACCTGGGCGCCGCGCTGCTCGCCCAGGCGATCGAGGTCGACCTCCTCGTCATCGCCACCGACGTCGCGCACGCCGTGCTCGGCTTCGGCACCCCCGACGCCGCCGACATCGGTCAGGTCACCCTCGACCAGATGCGGAAGTACGCCGCCGACGGCCACTTCGCCGGCGGCTCCATGGGCCCCAAGGTCGACGCGGTCTGCCGCTTCGTCGCCAGCTCGGGCCGCCGCGGCGTCATCACCGACCTCGGCAGCATCCTCGCGGCCGCCGAGGGGCGCGCCGGAACCATCGTCACCCCCAACTGA
- a CDS encoding ring-opening amidohydrolase yields MPSAIEVRKVPIHSVADASELAKLIDDGVFKADRVIAIIGKTEGNGGVNDYTRIIADRAFREVLVDKGAPVDQVKQVPIVWSGGTDGVISPHATIFATVDVAEDDPSREEQRLTVGFAMSEPILPEEIGYVAMIEKVAAGVKVAMERAGITDPADVHYVQTKTPLLTIHTIRDAHSRGKEVWTEHTHESMDLSNGVTGLGIAVALGEIEMPTDADVMNNRDLYSSVASCSSGVELDVAQIVVVGNATGVGGRYRIGHSVMNDALDQDGIWNAIKDAGLDLPERPHSSDLQGRLVNVFLKCEASQNGEVRGRRNAMLDDSDVHWHRQIKSCVGGVTAAVTGDPAVFVSVSAAHQGPEGGGPVAAIVDLG; encoded by the coding sequence ATGCCTTCTGCCATCGAGGTCCGCAAGGTCCCGATCCACTCCGTCGCCGACGCGTCCGAGCTGGCCAAGCTCATCGACGACGGCGTCTTCAAGGCCGACCGCGTCATCGCGATCATCGGCAAGACCGAGGGCAACGGCGGGGTGAACGACTACACCCGGATCATCGCCGACCGTGCCTTCCGCGAGGTGCTCGTCGACAAGGGCGCGCCGGTCGACCAGGTCAAGCAGGTCCCGATCGTGTGGTCGGGCGGCACCGACGGCGTGATCAGCCCCCACGCCACCATCTTCGCGACCGTCGACGTCGCCGAGGACGACCCCAGCCGCGAGGAGCAGCGCCTCACCGTCGGCTTCGCGATGAGCGAGCCGATCCTGCCCGAGGAGATCGGGTACGTCGCGATGATCGAGAAGGTCGCCGCGGGCGTGAAGGTCGCCATGGAGCGCGCCGGCATCACCGACCCGGCCGACGTGCACTACGTGCAGACCAAGACGCCGCTGCTCACCATCCACACCATCCGTGACGCGCACAGCCGCGGCAAGGAGGTCTGGACCGAGCACACCCACGAGTCGATGGACCTGTCCAACGGCGTCACCGGCCTCGGTATCGCCGTCGCCCTCGGCGAGATCGAGATGCCGACCGACGCCGACGTCATGAACAACCGCGACCTCTACTCCTCGGTGGCCTCCTGCTCCTCGGGCGTCGAGCTCGACGTCGCCCAGATCGTCGTCGTCGGCAACGCGACCGGCGTCGGCGGCCGCTACCGGATCGGCCACTCGGTGATGAACGACGCCCTTGACCAGGACGGCATCTGGAACGCCATCAAGGACGCCGGCCTCGACCTGCCCGAGCGCCCGCACTCCTCCGACCTGCAGGGTCGCCTGGTCAACGTCTTCCTCAAGTGCGAGGCGTCCCAGAACGGTGAGGTCCGTGGTCGCCGCAACGCCATGCTCGACGACTCCGACGTGCACTGGCACCGCCAGATCAAGTCGTGCGTCGGTGGCGTCACCGCTGCCGTGACCGGGGACCCTGCTGTCTTCGTCTCGGTCTCCGCCGCCCACCAGGGCCCGGAGGGTGGCGGCCCCGTGGCCGCCATCGTCGACCTGGGCTGA
- a CDS encoding VOC family protein encodes MSETAAAPTPGTVPWFEVATDDPAAAERFYGGLFAWTFSADEASRAGGLDYRLVTGPAGGAPIGGLFGTAGRFPPHAVFSVMVADVAATCRAAEELGGTVVSQHLDVGPGVPAFAYLRDPAGQQISVFSPAAP; translated from the coding sequence ATGAGCGAGACCGCAGCAGCACCCACCCCCGGCACCGTCCCCTGGTTCGAGGTCGCGACCGACGACCCGGCCGCCGCCGAGCGCTTCTACGGCGGCCTGTTCGCCTGGACGTTCAGCGCCGACGAGGCCTCCCGGGCCGGGGGGCTCGACTACCGGCTGGTCACGGGTCCGGCGGGAGGCGCCCCGATCGGCGGGCTGTTCGGCACGGCCGGCCGGTTCCCGCCGCACGCCGTGTTCAGCGTGATGGTCGCCGACGTCGCCGCCACCTGCCGCGCGGCCGAGGAGCTCGGCGGGACCGTGGTCAGCCAGCACCTCGACGTCGGTCCGGGTGTTCCGGCGTTCGCCTACCTGCGCGACCCGGCCGGGCAGCAGATCAGCGTCTTCTCCCCCGCTGCCCCCTGA
- a CDS encoding YafY family protein, with amino-acid sequence MNRTDRLYALVEELRAAGPRGRTATQLAAHFEVSVRTIERDLSAIGQAGVPIATRQGRTGGYSLDPSMTLPPLNFTPREATAVAVALSSSAHVLFARDARSALQKIVAAMPRAALDEARTAAAKVRLVVPVGAAPDADVAETIWQAVRRNQVLRIGYVDVDQVESDRDVEPQHVVVGPRGSYLTAWCRLREDDRVFRMDRITRAERVAALPRGPRRPIEPEVPGQLIARPETALRPEKILAMATETPT; translated from the coding sequence ATGAACCGCACGGACCGTCTCTACGCCCTGGTCGAGGAGCTGCGCGCCGCCGGTCCGCGCGGGCGGACGGCCACCCAGCTCGCCGCGCACTTCGAGGTCAGCGTGCGCACGATCGAGCGCGACCTGAGCGCGATCGGCCAGGCCGGCGTACCGATCGCGACCAGGCAGGGACGCACGGGTGGCTACAGCCTGGACCCGTCGATGACGCTGCCGCCGCTCAACTTCACCCCGCGCGAGGCGACGGCGGTCGCGGTGGCGCTGAGCAGCAGCGCGCACGTCCTGTTCGCGCGCGACGCCCGCTCGGCGCTGCAGAAGATCGTCGCAGCGATGCCGCGCGCGGCCCTCGACGAGGCGCGCACCGCCGCGGCCAAGGTGCGCCTGGTCGTCCCGGTCGGCGCCGCGCCCGACGCCGACGTCGCCGAGACCATCTGGCAGGCCGTACGCCGCAACCAGGTGCTGCGGATCGGGTACGTCGACGTCGACCAGGTCGAGTCCGATCGCGACGTCGAGCCGCAGCACGTGGTGGTGGGGCCGCGCGGGTCGTACCTCACCGCGTGGTGCCGGCTGCGCGAGGACGACCGGGTGTTCCGGATGGACCGGATCACCCGCGCCGAGCGGGTCGCCGCGCTCCCCCGCGGCCCGCGCCGCCCGATCGAGCCCGAGGTTCCCGGGCAGCTCATCGCCCGTCCGGAGACCGCGCTGCGTCCGGAGAAGATTCTCGCGATGGCCACGGAAACACCGACATAG